The Desulfobulbaceae bacterium genome includes a region encoding these proteins:
- a CDS encoding DUF2281 domain-containing protein: MNTAEIIYNQVKTLPESMAREVLDFVGYLKGKQEYPRPDDLMLAQESVLLHIWDNTEDEVWKDV; the protein is encoded by the coding sequence ATGAATACGGCAGAAATTATTTATAATCAGGTAAAAACATTACCAGAATCTATGGCCAGAGAGGTGCTTGATTTTGTCGGATACCTTAAGGGGAAACAGGAGTATCCAAGGCCTGATGATTTAATGCTGGCTCAAGAGAGTGTGTTATTACACATCTGGGACAATACCGAGGATGAGGTATGGAAGGATGTTTGA
- a CDS encoding type II toxin-antitoxin system PemK/MazF family toxin, giving the protein MRYGRMFETGSIVLIPFPFSDLKSSKKRPILMRTVPDSNGDFIALAVTSKGYHPGAVELTAECLQFGTLPCQSWIRTEKVFTLAQSLIVKIAGKVKGEIIEQAITGLCDSLGDKQ; this is encoded by the coding sequence ATGAGGTATGGAAGGATGTTTGAGACTGGAAGTATTGTGCTGATACCGTTTCCATTCTCTGATCTGAAAAGTAGCAAGAAGCGTCCCATTTTAATGCGTACCGTTCCTGACAGCAATGGTGATTTTATCGCCTTGGCCGTGACTTCAAAGGGCTATCATCCGGGTGCAGTAGAGTTGACTGCAGAATGTTTACAGTTCGGCACATTACCCTGCCAGAGTTGGATCCGAACTGAAAAGGTTTTCACACTGGCACAAAGTCTGATAGTGAAAATCGCGGGCAAAGTAAAGGGTGAAATTATCGAACAAGCGATAACAGGACTATGTGATAGTCTGGGAGATAAGCAATGA
- a CDS encoding DUF3473 domain-containing protein, translating into MINYLTIDVEDYYQVSAFDDVVDPAAWDGMPSRVERNTQVILDILDGHQVKATFFIVGWIAERYPALVQSIVDRGHDIGCHSYRHRRIYTLTPQEFREDTKKAKDILEAISGREVVSYRAPSYSITRKSLWALDILEELGFKYDSSIFPIRHDIYGIPDAPRFKYKLPDHEMIEFPISTAKVFGRNIPAAGGGYFRLFPYWLTKILLTKINRDEQQPFVFYLHPWEVDPGQPRIHAAKPLSKFRHYNNLNKTAIRFDRLLCDFLFAPLACC; encoded by the coding sequence ATAATAAATTATCTTACAATCGATGTTGAAGACTACTATCAGGTGTCGGCCTTTGACGATGTTGTTGATCCTGCCGCCTGGGATGGTATGCCGTCCAGGGTCGAGCGTAATACTCAGGTCATTCTTGATATCCTTGATGGGCATCAGGTCAAGGCGACCTTTTTCATCGTCGGGTGGATCGCCGAACGGTATCCAGCCTTGGTGCAAAGTATTGTCGATCGCGGCCATGATATTGGGTGTCATAGTTATCGCCACCGCCGGATCTATACCTTAACGCCGCAAGAGTTTCGAGAAGACACCAAAAAGGCGAAAGATATCCTGGAGGCAATCAGTGGCCGTGAAGTTGTAAGCTACCGGGCGCCAAGTTACTCCATTACCAGGAAATCCCTTTGGGCACTGGACATCTTGGAAGAACTTGGTTTTAAGTATGACTCAAGCATTTTTCCGATCCGGCATGATATCTACGGCATCCCCGACGCACCGCGTTTTAAGTACAAGCTGCCGGACCATGAGATGATAGAATTTCCCATTTCAACAGCCAAGGTCTTTGGCCGTAACATCCCGGCGGCAGGAGGTGGTTATTTTAGACTTTTTCCCTATTGGCTGACCAAGATTTTGTTGACGAAGATCAATAGAGATGAGCAACAACCCTTTGTTTTTTATCTGCATCCCTGGGAGGTTGATCCAGGGCAACCAAGAATTCATGCCGCAAAGCCCTTGTCAAAATTTCGGCACTATAACAATTTAAATAAGACCGCTATTCGCTTTGATCGGTTATTGTGTGATTTTTTGTTCGCTCCCTTGGCATGTTGCTAA
- a CDS encoding GNAT family N-acetyltransferase, giving the protein MKISSNMRDLGSLVHAKGWIKVFVDHYGDAARMGLIHKDDKVIECGIILMTGKRVCIPWASTLREYNTLYLNMLLNWNFLKYAADSGHDYFDFGRSTLAEGT; this is encoded by the coding sequence ATGAAGATTAGTTCCAATATGCGGGATCTTGGCTCCCTAGTCCACGCCAAGGGTTGGATTAAGGTGTTCGTGGATCATTACGGCGATGCTGCGCGGATGGGTCTAATTCATAAAGATGATAAAGTGATAGAGTGCGGAATTATTCTGATGACCGGCAAGCGGGTTTGTATCCCTTGGGCTTCAACTCTGCGTGAATACAATACCTTGTATCTCAACATGCTTCTCAACTGGAACTTTTTGAAGTATGCTGCGGACTCAGGGCATGATTACTTTGACTTTGGTCGTTCGACCCTAGCAGAAGGGACATAA
- a CDS encoding nucleotidyltransferase produces MTEDVRWQQRFNNFNKAFHELEESIDLAGQRPLSKLEKQGVIQGFEYTHELAWNLLKDYLEYQGHVGLIGSRDTTREAFKRGLIGNGEIWMEMITSRNLTSHAYDQDIADKVYAAVFSRFFQEFQALSAEFSQRCVQAE; encoded by the coding sequence ATGACGGAAGACGTTCGCTGGCAACAGCGGTTCAATAATTTCAACAAGGCCTTTCATGAACTCGAGGAAAGCATTGACCTTGCCGGTCAACGACCGCTCTCCAAACTGGAAAAGCAGGGGGTTATTCAGGGCTTTGAATACACTCACGAGCTCGCGTGGAATCTCCTGAAAGACTACCTCGAATACCAAGGGCATGTGGGACTGATCGGCTCCCGCGACACGACGCGTGAGGCTTTCAAGCGGGGGCTCATCGGGAACGGTGAGATCTGGATGGAGATGATCACCTCCCGCAACCTGACCTCCCACGCCTACGACCAAGACATTGCAGACAAAGTTTACGCAGCGGTATTCTCCCGTTTCTTCCAGGAATTCCAGGCGCTCTCTGCTGAATTCTCCCAGCGCTGTGTCCAGGCGGAGTGA